From the Methanocaldococcus fervens AG86 genome, the window TATTGCATACTCAACATCATTTATATCAAATATATCTATGTCATCATCAACAACCACAACATGCTTTAAACTTGGATGAGATGCAAAAGCTGCCAATATAGCATTTTTTCCATCCCCCTCAGTTCTTTTTTGTATTTGCACCACAGCATGAAGCCAACAACAACCTCCTTCAGTTAAAACAACGTTTTTTACTGTAGGGACCGTATTTCTAACACCTTTTAATATTCTCGGCTCTTGAGGCATACCCATCAATGTTTTATGCTCAATCCCTCCAGGTAGTAAAGCATGGAATATTGGTTTTTCTTTTCTATAAAGCTTTTCTATTTTAATTATTGGCTGTTTTCTAACAATATCATAGGTTCCAGTTATATCTACAAAAGGCCCCTCATCATCCGTCTCTGGCATAATTTTACCTTCAATAATGAACTCCGCTTCTGGAACTAATAAGCCGTTATCTAACTCAAAAACCTCCATTTCTCCCCCCAACAAAACAGAGGCAAATTTAAGCTCATCAAACGTTATATCAGCGGATGTAGAGCCAGCTAACAAAACAGCCGGATGAACCCCTATAACTATGGCAACATCCAAATAGCCCTTTTCATTTAAGGCTTTATTATATAAAAAGTGTAAATGCCTCTGCTCAACCATTCTTATAACCAAATGATTATCTTTAACTAAAATTCTATGAATGGATAAGTTGTAGCCAAAATCTTTATCATTTACAACAACAACTCCACTTGTTATATAAGGTCCGGCATCCTTTTCATAATAAGTTGGAATAGGCCAGTCTTTAATCTTCTCTGGACTTTCAACAATGTATTTTTCTTTCAATTTATTGTTTATCCTTAATTTTCCTTCCTTTTCTTTCTCCATTGCATTGAGCATAAAAAATAT encodes:
- a CDS encoding UbiD family decarboxylase, with the translated sequence MREIINKLNPIIIEKADKKFGISRILKKYDGKPVYIKDVDGFEVVGNLCSRETLSKIFNVKKEDFIFFMLNAMEKEKEGKLRINNKLKEKYIVESPEKIKDWPIPTYYEKDAGPYITSGVVVVNDKDFGYNLSIHRILVKDNHLVIRMVEQRHLHFLYNKALNEKGYLDVAIVIGVHPAVLLAGSTSADITFDELKFASVLLGGEMEVFELDNGLLVPEAEFIIEGKIMPETDDEGPFVDITGTYDIVRKQPIIKIEKLYRKEKPIFHALLPGGIEHKTLMGMPQEPRILKGVRNTVPTVKNVVLTEGGCCWLHAVVQIQKRTEGDGKNAILAAFASHPSLKHVVVVDDDIDIFDINDVEYAIATRVQGDRDIIIIPGAKGSSLDPSSDLKNKLTAKVGIDATMSLIKGREHFERAKIPEE